CCTTATCACTgataaagttgttgccatgtgaccaggagatcacgggttcgagccgcggaaacagcctcttgcagaaatgcagggtaaggctgcgtacgatagacctttgtggttcggcccttccccggactccgcacatagcgggagcttagtgcactgggCTGCCCTTCTTTTGTCTTTACAAGTTTCCTAGCAGTATGCAACTTTTAGTCTGCTGTCTAAAAAACCAAAGAGCTTATAACTACTAACCAATTTTGTTATAATCAATGCCCAAATAGccactctttttttatttttccttgtgtccaaccaaaagaaaagaaaagaaaagaaataaaacaagagaagaaaaatgGCATGACATCAAAACTAGAAAAAGTAGAAAAGAATAACATTTCCCTTTGCTTCATTAATCTGAAAAATAGTTTCAGTAAGAATCATATTACAACTCAATCcataaacaacaacaatatacccaGTGTAATCCGACATTGTGGAGTCTTGGGAGGGTAAAGTAtatgcagaccttatccctatctTGTggagatagagaggctgtttttgAAACactctcggctcaagaaaacaatTCTCAACAGGTTTGAATAGGAGAAACAACTCAATacataaaaacaaaaagaactcATAAAACAAGAAAAAACATTACAACAATACTCAAATTTCAAATGCCAAAGAATCATTAAAGAAAGAGTCTCCTCTTGACCCACCCcctcaagaaaacaaaatacACAAAACAACACACAATTAATCATCAATAGACCCATGTCTCTCGATGTTGAGGTGGAAAGTTCAGACCCCATCAGTAGCGTATCATTTTCGTTCCCCTTCCAAAAAATACTTCTACTAATTGATCCCTAAAATAAAATGAATGGATTCTTGTTGTTCACAACCCTACATGATTTTCTAACCTCTCCTTGTGTTCCAATGAGTACTTCAACTTTACCTAATTTCACCATAGCTTCTCCAAACTTAGTGTAAAAATCAGACCCTTTGACTATACTATCCACAGTTTTATTTGTCAATGGATCTAATGCTATTTGCTGATCAATTTCAAGAACCCCATTTCCCCATTTAATTTGTTGATAAAATGAGTTATCAACAACTGATGGAGTTCCCATATCAAGAGGAACAGAATTATCAAAGTTTGAACTTTTAGGACACTGCATTCTTAATGAGGATAACATCAATTTGTTCATGGTTGGATCAGGTCCACCTGTTTTCTTGTAGTTGTATAGTCTATCTTGGAAGTTTGAGCAATGAGCAGTTCCAACAGTGTGGCCACCTGGGATTAAAAACCATACATTAATTATTAATTCTTGAAATAGAGAACATTTTAAAGCATTCAAGGGCGTGCCCTGTCGGTCAATAAAATGAGCGAAAAAATGTTAAGTAATTTCTTCTCATCTAGCTATGCGTACTGCGTTAGTTGGTAAGTTGCAAGTATCCGATGAAATAGTTGAAGTGCATGCAAGCTGGCTTGGATGCATGTTATAGGAAAATGCAGAATAAAATGAAGGATTGAAAAACAAAGAACGTTCACAAGGGTGTGAACCAACGGCCAGTAAAGTAGGATGTAAATCATGGGAGATTGTGATTTAAATCTCAGTAAAAGCAAATAATGTTAGGTAATTTTTTTTCATCTGTCTAAGACCAGGTGGGTAGAGTTACTGATACCCACGTTGATGGAAGGTAACAACTATGTGGTGAAATAGCGGAGATATGACAGACTGATCCAGTATAGAGAGGCAGAACTATGTTATATCAAAAGGGGCCACAGGAACCCGTAAAATTCTGCAAAACTTCCATGTATACATGTATATTTAGAAAATAGTGATATATTAGCGGTAACACCCTATATACGAAGCAGATTTTGGTTGAATTCGAAAGTACACCCGCGACCTTCAAGTCCGCCTcaataaatttaaagaaaaaaaaaaaggaaagttcAAAAAGAAAAGACCGGAAATTACCTAGAAGATAGACCATATCTGTTGCATTAAGCCCTTTGCTGGCAAAAACATTAATGGAATCAGAGACTGAAATGGATGGACCAGGAAGATTGACATTTGATGCAAGGGAAACACTCCCGTCTCTTCGTCCAGTTTCTGCATTGTACCATTTTCCTCCACTCTGTTACATTTTTATAATCAAAACTGGTATTAGGATGTGCATGtcacaacaacaactataacaacAGACCCAATGAAGTCTCATAACTAGCGTCGttggagggtagtgtgtacgtagacaTTACCCTACTTGGGAAggtaaagaggttgtttccgatagacatTCGGCTCAGAAAGACGGAAAGAAACAGTCGAAACAAGCAATATCAACAACAAGGGCCAGAAAGATAGTAATAACAAATTAAGAGCCAAAAAATAGATGGAAGAAAGCAGTATAGTAATAACAAATTAAGAACCAGAAAATAGATGGAAGAAAGCAGCAGCAACAAGCATTGATCCCAACAAGATACTAAGAAATCGACGCGGAAGGTATTAGGAAAACAACATGGAAAACTAGTAATCTAAGAACAAGAAAAACTACCAGACTAACCCTAATACCACCAGAAGGGGGTGCACCTCACAAGAAGAGAAAAATTCCaatttagttattttatttttcaagttacatattatatttgtttttataaACAGTTACACTATTAGTGCACAGAACTATTAAAACGTTAATATTTCAACTCATTAATTATCTTGAACACTTGTAACAACATCCGCGAACAACTCGGTAAATTAAACTGTTCTTGAGAGGGGAAACAACAGCTGAAAACGGCTGCTAATACCTAAGTTAAGGAGCAAAAACCGACCAAGTCAATTTTATATAaatgacaagaggggttgctctgatggtaagcaaccccaacttccaatcaagaggttgtgagttcgggtcatcccaagagcaaggtgggaagttcttggagggaaggatgtcgagggtctatttggaaatagcctctctacccgaGGGTAGGGTCAGGTCTAcaaactaccctccccagactccactaagtgggattatactgggttgttgttgttgttgttattgataAACTGATTCGACTGGACGCTCCTTGAAAATAGAAAATCTCAAATAATGGAAGTGATAATGGAGAAGTGATGATTAAAAGTGATGAAATAGAATGCAATTTACCAAGAGAACAGCATCTCTAGTTGCCAGAGAAATAATGTCAGCACAAGAGACCTCTGCACCTTGGCATTCTGTATCTAAAGCTTGTTTTATAGCATCAATGAGTTCATATCCTCTAACACTTTTATTTGCTCCTGCTTTTTTCTCGCTGTTGTTTCCATCCAATAGAATTGATGCATCACAACCCTATATTCATATCATGTACATAACATTAGCTCATTAAAAAGGTAATAATAGAAGAATGTACCACAAATATTAATTTCATGAAGAGAACATAGATCTCTATTACTATCGGTTGTCTTTTTTGCTTTGGTTGTCTTATTATCATGTTATTGTTATTGCTTTTTTTTTACTGTTTCTTTTTACATGGCTTCTCTATTAATGCATTTCGTTTCAATTATATTGTGACTATGTTTtttttgagtcgagggtctcTCAAAAACAGTCtatctaccttcacaaggtaagGATAAGGCGTATGTACGCACTACCCTTTCCAAACtctccacttgtgggattacactgagattattggtgttgttgttgttgttgaagagaaaaaaattcattttttgttagctttaactacatatatatatatatatatatatatatatatatatatagttgcaAATTTTTAGAAAATTTGTATTATTTCAAAGCACATTGTCGTGGTGAAGAAATACTCATTATGTCTCACTTTATGtgttactcttttttttttattctgttTCAAGAAGAATGTCAtactttaaatttaaaaataattataacgTTAACTTTCCATTTGGACCCTCAATAATATGATTTTATACCTAAAAAAATATCATAACATGTTTAAAACCACAagttttaaaaactatttcgttATTTCTGAAACTTCGTGCATAGTTAAAAACATTCACATGAAATCAAACGAATGGCGTACTGCAGTTGTACTTCACATTCCTCACTAAAAATTTTATATCCGCCTCTCTTATAGAGGCGAGCCTGCATGTTAT
This genomic stretch from Nicotiana sylvestris chromosome 9, ASM39365v2, whole genome shotgun sequence harbors:
- the LOC104240323 gene encoding peroxidase 60, translated to MSKAVALIIVLFLGLFSGHCYGQLRVGFYKGIKCGQKDVEGVVREVVKSWRFTKDKTIAAALLRMQFHDCFVNGCDASILLDGNNSEKKAGANKSVRGYELIDAIKQALDTECQGAEVSCADIISLATRDAVLLSGGKWYNAETGRRDGSVSLASNVNLPGPSISVSDSINVFASKGLNATDMVYLLGGHTVGTAHCSNFQDRLYNYKKTGGPDPTMNKLMLSSLRMQCPKSSNFDNSVPLDMGTPSVVDNSFYQQIKWGNGVLEIDQQIALDPLTNKTVDSIVKGSDFYTKFGEAMVKLGKVEVLIGTQGEVRKSCRVVNNKNPFILF